One Spiribacter halobius DNA segment encodes these proteins:
- the pabB gene encoding aminodeoxychorismate synthase component I produces MIMHDHTLPYPSDPVQTFAALRGGWPHAVWLDGEAGGRFSIMSADPRELLVSVGGRTRITPRAGAARTSDADPLALLAERLGPKRPASAPPFSGGAIGYFGYELGRRLQGQQPALPDGPEMAVGLYDWALVMDHHERRASLRGAPPAGLMATLRAGAPPGAVGDWASTGPVAATPGEAGYREAFRRVARYIRDGDCYQVNLARRFQAPVSGDLLAAYRSFRRLAGGPFAAYLELPGGPVLSGSPERFLALRDGQVETRPIKGTRARGSDPASDAAARAALTDSSKDRAENVMIVDLLRNDLGRSCATGSIRVPELCAVESFATVHHMVSAVTGRLAPGRHATDLLRDCLPGGSITGAPKYRAMEIIEELEGGPRGVYCGAIGYLGFDGAMDTSIAIRTATVRDGRLEYRAGGGLVADSECAAEFAETETKAAAFRRLIHVSRFACSFSL; encoded by the coding sequence ATGATCATGCACGACCATACGCTACCGTATCCATCCGATCCGGTACAGACCTTTGCCGCCCTGCGGGGCGGCTGGCCGCATGCGGTATGGCTGGACGGCGAGGCCGGCGGGCGCTTCAGCATCATGAGCGCCGATCCCCGGGAATTGCTCGTGAGCGTCGGCGGTCGCACCCGCATCACGCCGCGCGCGGGTGCCGCGCGTACGAGCGACGCAGACCCGCTGGCGCTGCTCGCCGAGCGGCTGGGGCCCAAACGCCCGGCGAGCGCGCCGCCGTTCTCTGGTGGCGCTATCGGCTACTTCGGCTACGAGCTCGGCCGGCGGTTGCAGGGGCAGCAGCCGGCGCTGCCGGATGGCCCCGAGATGGCAGTGGGCCTCTACGACTGGGCGCTGGTCATGGATCACCACGAGCGCCGGGCCTCGCTAAGGGGTGCGCCGCCAGCCGGCCTGATGGCGACCCTGCGCGCGGGTGCCCCACCTGGGGCGGTAGGAGACTGGGCGTCCACGGGGCCGGTGGCGGCGACGCCCGGGGAGGCCGGCTACCGCGAGGCCTTCCGCCGTGTGGCGCGCTACATCCGCGACGGCGACTGCTACCAGGTCAATCTCGCGCGCCGCTTCCAGGCGCCGGTGAGCGGAGACCTCCTGGCCGCCTACCGCTCCTTCCGGCGTCTTGCCGGCGGGCCGTTCGCCGCCTACCTGGAGCTGCCAGGCGGGCCTGTGCTGAGCGGCTCGCCGGAGCGCTTCCTCGCCCTGCGCGACGGCCAGGTGGAGACGCGGCCGATCAAGGGCACCCGGGCGCGCGGCAGCGACCCGGCGAGCGACGCCGCGGCCCGGGCGGCGCTCACCGACAGCAGCAAGGATCGGGCCGAGAACGTGATGATCGTCGATCTGCTGCGCAATGATCTTGGGCGCAGCTGTGCCACCGGCAGCATCCGGGTCCCCGAATTGTGCGCCGTGGAAAGCTTTGCCACGGTGCACCATATGGTCAGCGCGGTCACCGGTCGCCTCGCCCCCGGACGCCATGCCACCGACCTGCTGCGGGACTGCCTGCCCGGCGGCTCCATCACGGGGGCGCCCAAGTACCGGGCGATGGAGATCATCGAGGAGCTGGAAGGGGGGCCGCGTGGCGTCTACTGCGGCGCCATCGGCTACCTCGGTTTCGACGGCGCCATGGACACGAGCATCGCCATCCGCACCGCCACCGTCCGCGACGGCCGGCTCGAGTACCGGGCAGGGGGCGGCCTGGTGGCGGACTCCGAGTGTGCCGCCGAATTCGCCGAGACCGAGACCAAGGCGGCGGCCTTTCGGCGACTGATCCACGTGTCCCGTTTCGCCTGTTCCTTCTCACTCTGA
- a CDS encoding acetyl-CoA C-acetyltransferase, with amino-acid sequence MEDVVIVAAGRSAVGAFGGALGQVTAVELGAQVIRGVLERSGVDGEQVEEVIFGQVLTAAAGQNPARQAAIHAGLPVTCPAMTINKVCGSGLKATHLASQAIKLGDASVIIAGGQESMSTAPHALPKSRTGQRMGDWKLEDTMIKDGLWDAFNDYHMGVTAENLVQKHGISREEQDEFAARSQQLTEAAQKAGRFRDEIIPIEIPQRKGDPVIFDEDEFPRHGVTAEGLSKLRPAFAKDGSVTAGNASGINDGAAALLMMSASQARALGLEPLARVRAYANAGVEPSIMGSGPVPATRRCLERAGWGIDELDLIEANEAFAGQALAVSKELGWDMEKVNVNGGAIAIGHPIGASGARILVTLLYEMRRRDVSKGLATLCIGGGQGVALAVER; translated from the coding sequence ATGGAAGACGTCGTTATCGTAGCGGCCGGGCGCAGCGCGGTCGGAGCATTCGGCGGGGCGCTGGGCCAGGTGACCGCAGTGGAGCTCGGCGCGCAGGTGATCCGCGGCGTGCTCGAGCGCTCCGGCGTCGACGGCGAGCAGGTCGAGGAGGTGATCTTCGGCCAGGTGCTCACCGCCGCCGCGGGCCAGAACCCGGCCCGCCAGGCGGCGATTCACGCCGGCCTGCCGGTGACCTGCCCGGCCATGACCATCAACAAGGTCTGCGGCAGCGGCCTGAAGGCCACCCACCTGGCGAGCCAGGCGATCAAGCTCGGCGATGCCAGCGTCATCATCGCCGGCGGCCAGGAGTCCATGAGCACGGCGCCCCACGCGCTGCCCAAGTCCCGCACCGGCCAGCGCATGGGTGACTGGAAGCTCGAGGACACGATGATCAAGGACGGCCTGTGGGACGCCTTCAACGATTACCACATGGGCGTTACCGCGGAGAATCTGGTGCAGAAGCACGGCATCAGCCGCGAGGAGCAGGACGAGTTCGCGGCCCGCTCCCAGCAGCTGACGGAGGCCGCGCAGAAGGCCGGGCGCTTCCGTGACGAGATCATTCCCATCGAGATCCCGCAGCGCAAGGGCGACCCGGTCATCTTCGACGAGGACGAATTCCCGCGCCACGGCGTCACCGCCGAAGGCCTCTCCAAGCTGCGCCCCGCATTCGCGAAGGATGGCAGCGTGACTGCCGGCAACGCCTCCGGCATCAACGACGGCGCCGCTGCGCTGCTGATGATGTCCGCGAGTCAGGCCAGGGCGTTGGGCCTGGAGCCGCTGGCACGGGTGCGTGCGTACGCCAACGCCGGCGTGGAGCCATCGATCATGGGCTCCGGCCCGGTGCCGGCGACCCGCCGCTGCCTGGAGCGGGCCGGCTGGGGCATCGACGAGCTCGACCTGATCGAGGCCAACGAGGCGTTCGCCGGCCAGGCGCTGGCGGTGAGCAAGGAGCTCGGCTGGGACATGGAAAAGGTCAACGTCAATGGCGGCGCCATTGCCATCGGTCACCCGATTGGTGCCTCCGGTGCGCGCATCCTGGTGACGCTCCTCTACGAGATGCGCCGGCGGGACGTCAGCAAGGGCCTGGCGACGCTGTGCATCGGTGGCGGCCAGGGCGTCGCTCTCGCCGTCGAGCGCTAG
- the phaR gene encoding polyhydroxyalkanoate synthesis repressor PhaR, whose product MSETRLIKKYPNRRLYDTAISSYITLADVKRLVLDGVDFQVVDAKTRADLTRTILLQIISEEEEGGEPIFSSELLAQIIRAYGGNMQNMLTSYLEKSMELWSEQQRVFRERTRHFMDTNPMQMLTQIAERNLSMWQAMSGLGGEKNGEEDEQGGKDAGSDRETPPESKRSKGESRRRRG is encoded by the coding sequence ATGTCTGAAACGCGGCTGATCAAGAAATATCCGAACCGCCGGCTCTACGACACGGCGATCAGCAGCTATATCACGCTGGCCGACGTCAAGCGTCTGGTGCTGGACGGCGTCGACTTCCAGGTGGTGGACGCCAAGACCCGCGCGGACCTGACCCGCACCATCCTGCTGCAGATCATCAGTGAGGAGGAGGAGGGTGGCGAGCCCATCTTCTCCAGCGAGCTGCTGGCCCAGATCATCCGTGCCTATGGCGGCAACATGCAGAACATGCTCACCAGCTATCTGGAAAAGAGCATGGAGCTGTGGTCCGAGCAGCAACGGGTGTTCCGTGAGCGCACCCGGCACTTCATGGACACCAATCCCATGCAGATGCTTACCCAGATCGCCGAGCGCAATCTCTCCATGTGGCAGGCGATGAGCGGCCTCGGCGGGGAGAAGAACGGCGAAGAGGACGAGCAGGGCGGAAAGGACGCCGGCAGCGACCGAGAGACCCCTCCGGAGTCCAAGCGCAGCAAGGGCGAGAGTCGCCGCCGACGCGGCTGA
- the phbB gene encoding acetoacetyl-CoA reductase, translated as MTERVALVTGGNGGIGTEICRQLSSGGYRVVTTCVNPEAEGVEAWAAALREEGHDIGWVQCNVADFDACARMATEVEAEFGSVDVLVNVAGITRDAFLHKMDADNWRSVIDVNLNSAFNVTRQFVTGMRERGFGRIVNISSVNGQTGQFGQTNYSAAKAGMHGFTMALAKESAPKGVTVNTVSPGYVRTSMTDAIPDKVREAIIGQIPAGRLGEPQDIARAVAFLVADEAGYINGANIPVNGALFCSF; from the coding sequence ATGACGGAGCGAGTCGCGCTGGTGACGGGGGGTAACGGGGGTATCGGCACGGAGATCTGCCGGCAGCTCTCCAGCGGGGGCTACCGCGTAGTGACCACCTGCGTAAACCCTGAAGCCGAAGGCGTCGAAGCCTGGGCGGCCGCTCTGCGCGAGGAAGGACACGATATCGGCTGGGTGCAGTGCAACGTCGCCGATTTCGACGCCTGCGCCCGCATGGCCACCGAGGTGGAGGCCGAGTTCGGCAGCGTCGACGTGCTGGTGAACGTGGCGGGCATCACCCGCGACGCCTTCCTGCACAAGATGGATGCGGACAACTGGCGCTCGGTGATCGACGTCAACCTGAACAGCGCCTTCAACGTGACCCGTCAGTTCGTCACCGGCATGCGCGAGCGCGGCTTCGGCCGCATCGTGAACATCTCCTCGGTGAACGGGCAGACCGGGCAGTTCGGCCAGACCAACTACTCCGCCGCCAAGGCGGGCATGCATGGCTTCACCATGGCGCTGGCGAAGGAAAGCGCGCCGAAGGGTGTCACCGTCAACACGGTCTCCCCGGGCTATGTGCGCACGTCCATGACCGACGCGATTCCGGATAAGGTGCGCGAGGCGATCATCGGCCAGATCCCCGCCGGCCGCCTCGGCGAGCCGCAGGATATCGCCCGTGCGGTGGCCTTCCTGGTGGCGGATGAGGCCGGCTACATCAACGGCGCCAACATTCCGGTGAACGGCGCGCTGTTCTGCAGCTTCTAA
- a CDS encoding alpha/beta fold hydrolase, which translates to MTAADASLQRLARAVGRLGRLPEPGEGVTPAVRAGETENAVLHRYGEAGATPLLVVYSLVNRPHLLDLSAERSVLRRLAAGGHSVYLLDWHPPGPARRFLGLEDYILGDLTEAVAHIAGRHGGQRPHLLGVCQGGVLALCHAALAPASVRSLTLLATPVDTGTPGDPLARLARGIDFDALVGAAGNPSGPGLAAVFSALKPFALGIERYAGLARLADADDETLAEFLRMERWMYDGPDQAGQAFAQFARDIYQRNALAQGELRLDGMPVRPEAVRCPVFNAYALDDHLVPPAAARAVTELVRGPCRDHALPGGHLGLFIGGRAHRELYPALVDWLHTAGPDQPAQ; encoded by the coding sequence ATGACCGCGGCGGACGCCTCCCTGCAACGCCTGGCCCGGGCGGTCGGCCGGCTAGGTCGCCTGCCGGAACCGGGCGAGGGCGTCACCCCTGCCGTGCGCGCCGGCGAGACCGAGAACGCGGTGCTCCACCGCTACGGCGAGGCAGGCGCCACCCCGCTGCTGGTGGTGTATTCCCTGGTCAACCGGCCGCATCTGCTGGACCTGAGCGCCGAGCGATCAGTGCTGCGCCGGCTGGCTGCCGGGGGCCATAGCGTGTACCTGCTGGACTGGCATCCACCCGGTCCCGCGCGCCGGTTTCTGGGCCTGGAGGACTACATCCTCGGCGACCTGACCGAGGCGGTGGCGCACATTGCCGGCCGCCACGGCGGGCAGCGCCCGCATCTTCTCGGCGTCTGCCAGGGTGGCGTGCTGGCCCTCTGCCATGCCGCCCTGGCACCGGCCAGCGTCCGCAGCCTTACCCTGCTCGCCACGCCCGTGGATACCGGCACGCCGGGGGACCCGCTGGCGCGGCTCGCCCGCGGCATCGACTTCGATGCCCTGGTCGGCGCCGCGGGCAATCCGAGCGGACCGGGCCTCGCCGCGGTGTTCTCCGCGCTCAAGCCTTTCGCCCTCGGCATCGAGCGCTACGCCGGCCTCGCCCGGCTCGCCGATGCCGACGACGAGACGCTCGCGGAGTTCCTGCGCATGGAGCGCTGGATGTACGACGGCCCGGACCAGGCCGGCCAGGCCTTTGCCCAGTTCGCGCGCGACATCTACCAGCGCAATGCCCTCGCCCAGGGCGAGCTGCGTCTGGATGGCATGCCGGTGCGGCCGGAGGCGGTGCGCTGCCCGGTATTCAACGCCTACGCCCTGGACGACCATCTGGTGCCCCCGGCGGCGGCGCGGGCCGTGACGGAGCTGGTGCGCGGCCCCTGCCGCGACCACGCCCTGCCCGGCGGTCACCTGGGGCTCTTCATCGGCGGCCGCGCCCATCGCGAGCTGTATCCGGCGCTCGTCGATTGGCTGCACACCGCTGGACCTGACCAGCCCGCGCAATGA
- a CDS encoding poly(R)-hydroxyalkanoic acid synthase subunit PhaE: MTAQSGERLGSWAEMLEALWPNTADPLGVWRLFEDSAEALRAGDGQSAAERVEAALAAARERQDAGAETLHTGVARWLEAMEALAQASPLGREGLPPLGPGGARSERYARLPVQLQAYRSALATYLDRVTVLTGECVGAYRRALDEAPPDADALTLARLWCDTAEPRYERWLAEDATQSAMAALVNRWSELTGTLRSITDDGLEALGLPSARGLDDLAAELQRQRRRHRRDITALREEIHALRREMAGEPPGQ, translated from the coding sequence ATGACGGCGCAGAGCGGCGAACGCCTGGGCAGCTGGGCCGAGATGCTGGAGGCGCTGTGGCCGAACACCGCCGACCCGCTCGGGGTATGGCGGCTGTTCGAGGACAGTGCCGAGGCGCTGCGCGCGGGTGACGGCCAGAGCGCGGCCGAGCGGGTGGAAGCGGCGCTGGCAGCCGCGCGCGAGCGCCAGGACGCCGGCGCCGAGACACTGCACACCGGGGTCGCGCGCTGGCTGGAGGCCATGGAGGCCCTGGCGCAGGCCAGCCCCCTCGGACGGGAGGGACTGCCGCCCCTCGGGCCGGGCGGCGCGCGCAGCGAACGCTATGCGCGCCTGCCGGTGCAGCTGCAGGCTTACCGCTCGGCCCTGGCCACCTACCTCGACCGGGTAACCGTGCTCACCGGCGAATGCGTCGGTGCCTACCGGCGCGCGCTGGATGAGGCACCGCCGGACGCCGATGCCCTCACCCTGGCCCGGCTGTGGTGCGACACCGCCGAGCCGCGGTACGAGCGCTGGCTCGCCGAGGACGCAACCCAGTCCGCCATGGCCGCCCTTGTGAACCGCTGGAGCGAGCTGACGGGCACGCTGCGCAGCATTACCGACGACGGCCTCGAGGCCCTGGGCCTGCCCTCGGCGCGTGGCCTGGACGACCTCGCCGCCGAGCTGCAGCGGCAGCGTCGGCGGCACCGCCGCGACATCACCGCGCTGCGCGAGGAGATCCACGCCCTGCGCCGGGAGATGGCCGGGGAACCCCCAGGGCAATGA